One region of Salvia miltiorrhiza cultivar Shanhuang (shh) chromosome 3, IMPLAD_Smil_shh, whole genome shotgun sequence genomic DNA includes:
- the LOC131014630 gene encoding abscisic acid receptor PYL8-like, translating to MMNIKGLSAVESEYTLKHHRHQIKDNQCSSFLIKHIKAPVHLVWSLVRRFDQPQKYKPFVSRCIVQGNLEIGSLREVDVKSGLPATTSTERLELLDDNEHILSVRIVGGDHRLRNYSSMVSVHPEVIDGRPGTVVIESFVVDVPEGNTKDETCYFVEALIRCNLKSLADVSERLAVQDRTEPINRA from the exons ATGATGAACATCAAAGGATTGAGCGCGGTGGAGAGTGAGTATACACTGAAGCATCACAGGCACCAGATTAAGGATAATCAATGCAGTTCGTTCCTCATCAAGCATATTAAAGCGCCCGTACATCTT GTTTGGTCTCTGGTCAGGAGGTTTGATCAACCACAGAAGTACAAACCTTTTGTTAGCCGTTGCATTGTGCAGGGAAATCTTGAAATTGGCAGTCTGAGGGAAGTTGATGTCAAGTCGGGTCTCCCTGCTACAACCAGCACCGAGAGATTGGAGCTTCTTGATGATAATGAACACATACTTAGCGTAAGGATCGTTGGTGGAGACCACAGACTCAGA AACTACTCTTCCATGGTGTCTGTTCATCCTGAGGTCATTGACGGGAGACCTGGGACAGTGGTGATTGAATCGTTTGTGGTGGATGTGCCAGAAGGGAACACAAAAGACGAAACATGCTACTTTGTCGAAGCACTGATCAGGTGTAATCTGAAATCACTGGCTGATGTTTCGGAGAGGCTGGCTGTGCAAGACAGGACTGAACCCATCAACCGTGCGTAA